Below is a window of Lemur catta isolate mLemCat1 chromosome 11, mLemCat1.pri, whole genome shotgun sequence DNA.
gaactctagaacttattccttccacctagatttctaatttttaaaatgatttcttctttaactctGATTTACTCATCCAGGCCCTTCCTGGTAGGTTGATCTAACACCACCACCATTATGTCCCATTTATCCCAGGTTTTATTATCTGTGCTTTCCCACTAAAGTAGAAGATCTGTGATGATAAGAGCACTGTTCATTGTATACATAGTGCCTAGAATAGTATCTGCCATATATCTGGTGTTCGGCCAATAATTGTtcaattgataaatgaatgatCCTCTAATTACAcacaatacaaaaaagaaaaaaagggacgAATTAGATAGAAGATAGACCTATAGATGGTTCCAACTGAAAATATTGTGGCACTATTTAACGAATTGGAGAAAACTGAAGGAGAAATGTAGATAGAAGGAAATGTAgctttgggaaaattaaaaatctacCTTTGAATGTGCTGCTTTTGAGATGCCTCAAACATAGAGATttcagtataatttttatattctaagagatttaaaaaattaatttttaacctGTATAATCAGCTTCTTAGTGCTGACATTCAAGGATCACTAGATATTTAAGGAAAAAGCTTCAATCATGGAAGAGAAGAAACTAAAACAGAGACAAATGGAACttggaggaaagagaaatataGGAGGAGGAGCAAATAGAACATGTCTAATTTTTTTGTCAAGTGACCCTTTCTATTGAAATATTGGGGATGTAGGAGAAAACTGGTGCTTTAGTAGATTCGCTATTGGGACTATATGAAGGAATGTCCTTCTAATGGCATCTGTCAAGGAATTTAAGGGCAGCTTCATCAGTTGAAatgagacagggaagagagaagtTGGAGGTTTGATGACCAAAAAAAAGATTTGAGATAGTCATTTTAGGTTGTTAGTGAGTGACTTCTCCAGGGAAATACAGGATAGGAATGCTAAATGAAGTTACTCATTTGAGGATGAAGAGCAGGAATTTGTAGGATCATAAGTTCATCTGGTTATGAAGTACTCACAAGTAGCACTCAGCTGCTTAGAAGCAAACAGGGGAGTGTTAAATAATCAGGTTCATCTAAATGTGGGATTATTCCACATTATGAGGTTGAAGAGGGAGATTAGAGTATTGTATgattcatttatgtaaaaattatattaaggaaaatttcaaacatatcttGAAATAGAAAGAATAGTATAAAGAACCCCATGTATCTGAAACCTTGTCTGAAGAAAAAATCATCAACATATGACTAATACAAACCTCCCCACTCTTCACTCCTTTGCCCTCTgatggattattttaaagcaaatcttagACATAGctcatttcattcataaatactgaaaatatttttgagggGTAGGTATAACGATTGACTGGTAATCCCAactgaaaatgaaaggaagtgAAGAGAGGAAAGGCCTGGTAGAGGGACAGAGAATGTAGAGGTGTCAAGGGACTGAAAGCCAGTGATGTTTCCATGGCAGcaaataacatggaaaaataagAGGTAGTGATAAAAGAGTGAAATGCTTAATTTGTGATTTTGAAgtttgcactttttaaaataaaagccaacaGGGAGAGACTCAATCAACAAGTTAAGGTGCACAAtccttttcctcaattttttttctgtttaccaattttctttctaattaaaaaatacagaccttttaaaattttgaaattagtgCATACTAACATTCTAAGTAGTTCAAACAATGCAGAAAGTGTAAATACTTCATTTATTCCCCAGATAACTAATGTAACTACTCAGAAGTCCGCTGCTAATTGTTTTTGGTACATCCTTCCAGAAACTTcttatacacacaaatatatgtatattctgtaaaaaaaaaaagagataaatggaatcataaaatatctcCTTTTTGCACTTAACAATGACATAGGAAATTTTTTCATCTCAGGATATATGCatctatttcacttaaaaatgttaatattaatacaatattcaTTTCAGACATTCAAGTCCCCTTGTTaatgaacaatgctgcaataaagaTCCCCTTGGAATTTTtttgcatgtatacacacacacacacacacacacacacacacacacacacacacaatagaaccatatctatagaaaaaattcttAGACAGTAATAGTTAGGTTGAAAGTTGttttatatactataattttGATAGGTAGTTCCAAATTATTTAGATTATATCTTTGGAGGATGGAGACAAAATGCATTTCCAGCTGCTGCTCAGAAAGCTTCTCGAGTAATCTGAATCCGTTTAAAAGGCATGCAGAGGTGGAAAGAGAGAAGCTGTCAGGAACTCAAGTTTCAGAACCTTCTATTTTGGTGGCTATATCAACCTTTCTGTACATaggaatcacctggagaacttgGCAAATTGTCTAAGTTCCAACACCAGAAATTCTGACTTAGTTGATCTGAGGTTGGGCCTGGACGTTGGTGTTTTCAAAAATCAACCCTAGACATTCCAACGCGTAGTCAGTGCCTAGAATCGCTGCTTTAGATAGAGAAAGGGGAGGTAGAAATAGAGGCCTCTGGTAAAGAATATGACAAACATCACTAAGATTGTGTCTATGAAGTAAATGAGAAATGAAGATCAATCTCCTACACAAAAAGTCACATCAGGTGAAAGGGTCAGGTCAGGtttggggaagagaagaggagggaagggagagatcTAGGGGAGGGAACAGCAGAGCTGGTTGGGTCGGGTTCTGTGGCCACTTTGGGTGCCGGTCGCAGAGATTACTCTGTCACATAACGATGAACTTGAGGCTGAAGCCGTTTCCAGGCTCTTCTCAGCCCAGGATTGTCCTGAATCAGTAGAACTGAGTGGCCAGCAGGGTAGGCAGCTATGATGATTTTGCACAAAATAGTCCAGGAACTGTAGACATCAAAGATGTTGGACATATAGAGAAATAGAGCCACTGCATTGACAATGTAGAGAATGAGGAAATAGCTGGTGGCTCTGATGGCGCCCATGTGAGCCTCCATGCTGGGGTCCCTGGAGCCAGTGGCATTGCTTCCCATGTGTAGGGTGTGTCTCTTGAGAGAGAGGATCAGCAAGGTGGCTGCCAGGATGAACATGATCAGAGGAACCAAGATCCCCAGGTTATAGAAATAAGCCAGGTTGGCCACATTGGTCTCAGAGAAGTATTTTTTCTTGGTGGAGTTGGAGGAGGGGATAGGAAAAGAATTATTACGATACACGGTGTAAATGTCTTTGCAGAAGAGCAGGCTGTGGCTGAGGGAAATGAACATCGATAGCCACAGAAGCCAGGGCATCAGTGCAGAAATTCTCCACTTCAGCTGGAGAAAGAGTGGGTAGGAGAAATTGGCAATCTTCACAAAGTAGAAGAAACTGAGCC
It encodes the following:
- the TAS2R39 gene encoding LOW QUALITY PROTEIN: taste receptor type 2 member 39 (The sequence of the model RefSeq protein was modified relative to this genomic sequence to represent the inferred CDS: deleted 1 base in 1 codon; substituted 1 base at 1 genomic stop codon), whose translation is MLGRHCPPDTTGQXLRMTEAYSPSEEEWSSFLIILLLTIIGTECIIGILANGFIAAINAAEWVQNKVVSTSGRILFFLSVSRIALQIFMMLEITLSSTSLSFYYEDAVYDAFKISFMFLNFCSLWFAAWLSFFYFVKIANFSYPLFLQLKWRISALMPWLLWLSMFISLSHSLLFCKDIYTVYRNNSFPIPSSNSTKKKYFSETNVANLAYFYNLGILVPLIMFILAATLLILSLKRHTLHMGSNATGSRDPSMEAHMGAIRATSYFLILYIVNAVALFLYMSNIFDVYSSWTILCKIIIAAYPAGHSVLLIQDNPGLRRAWNGFSLKFIVM